Proteins from a single region of Bacteroidota bacterium:
- a CDS encoding TonB-dependent receptor, which produces MKIQVSSLFIILCLCTPSVLFAQNKFTISGYIKDAASGEDLIGASIFIQSENPTGTVTNVYGFYSITLPEGNYTVNYSFVGYEVISREIELNADLRLNINLELKNILQEVVITSEKKDANIQSTNMGTVDLSIEQIKSVPALFGEVDILKTLQLLPGVGGAGEGNSGFYVRGGGPDQNLILLDEAVVYNTGHLFGFFSVFNSDAIKNVTLVKGGMPAQYGGRLSSVVDVQMKDGNNQNFHAEGGIGLISSRLTIQGPLVKDKASFIISARRTYIDVLIQPFIRNTEFDGNRYYFYDLNTKLNYKFTDKDRLFLSGYFGRDVFNYQSPDDDFNVEIPWGNATATARWNHLFSNKLFMNVSAIYNDYNFEVKSAFDDFDFSLYSGVRDYNLRTDFDYYLNSNHTLKYGLNYIYHQFSPYSAQGSSGDTEFSTDTLNKKYAHEAAIYIQDEFNVGPLLKINAGLRADYFLQVGPYNFIDVDPVTQVPVDTINYKSGEPIKDYWGFEPRISARYIINETSSLKAGIAVTNQFIHLVSSSTSTLPTDLWVPSTARVAPQKGIQYSLGYFKNLQNNTFETSIEVYYKDMKNQIEFADSYVPEISTDIENDFVFGIGRSYGVELFFKKAFGKFTGWVGYTLSKTERQFPDLTTGDNWFPTKYDRVHDLELVAVYELNKRWSFSSTFVYATGQSTTIAESFYVVEGELRTDYGPRNGYRMEPYNRLDVSATLKNKPEKKFESSWNFSVYNVYSRKNPYFIYTDIEGELSTGNVNVQAKKVSIFPIIPSITWNFKF; this is translated from the coding sequence ATGAAAATACAAGTCTCCTCGCTCTTTATTATTCTATGTCTTTGTACTCCTTCTGTTTTGTTTGCCCAAAATAAATTTACTATCAGCGGTTATATTAAAGATGCAGCCAGTGGTGAAGATCTTATTGGTGCAAGTATTTTTATTCAAAGCGAAAATCCTACAGGTACAGTTACTAATGTATATGGCTTTTATTCCATCACTTTACCCGAAGGAAATTATACTGTTAATTATTCCTTTGTAGGATACGAGGTAATAAGCCGTGAAATTGAGTTGAATGCTGATTTACGTTTAAATATAAATCTGGAATTGAAAAATATTTTGCAGGAAGTAGTGATTACCAGTGAGAAGAAAGATGCAAATATTCAAAGTACCAATATGGGAACGGTGGATTTGAGTATTGAACAAATAAAATCTGTTCCTGCATTATTTGGTGAAGTAGATATTTTAAAAACGTTGCAATTACTTCCCGGTGTTGGTGGTGCCGGAGAAGGTAACAGTGGCTTTTATGTTAGAGGTGGAGGGCCTGATCAAAATTTAATTTTATTAGATGAAGCAGTGGTTTATAATACCGGACATTTGTTCGGGTTCTTCAGTGTGTTTAATTCGGATGCTATAAAAAATGTAACACTGGTAAAAGGGGGAATGCCGGCACAATACGGTGGCAGGCTCAGCAGTGTGGTGGATGTGCAAATGAAAGATGGTAACAATCAAAATTTTCATGCAGAAGGTGGAATTGGATTAATTTCTTCACGACTTACTATTCAAGGACCGCTTGTAAAAGACAAAGCTTCATTTATTATTTCTGCCCGACGCACTTATATTGATGTATTGATTCAACCATTTATTCGCAATACAGAATTTGATGGAAATAGATATTATTTCTATGATTTAAATACTAAATTGAATTACAAATTCACAGATAAGGATAGACTGTTTTTGAGTGGATATTTTGGAAGAGATGTATTTAATTATCAATCCCCGGATGATGATTTTAATGTAGAAATTCCTTGGGGAAATGCTACTGCTACGGCTCGATGGAATCACTTGTTCAGCAATAAATTATTTATGAATGTCTCTGCGATTTACAACGATTATAATTTTGAAGTGAAAAGTGCATTCGATGATTTTGATTTTTCATTATACAGTGGTGTGCGTGATTATAATTTAAGAACCGATTTCGATTATTATCTCAATTCAAATCACACCTTAAAGTATGGACTCAATTATATCTATCATCAGTTTTCTCCTTATTCAGCACAAGGCAGTTCGGGTGATACTGAATTCAGTACGGATACACTGAATAAAAAATATGCTCATGAAGCTGCAATTTATATTCAAGATGAATTTAATGTGGGGCCGTTACTAAAAATTAATGCGGGATTACGGGCAGATTATTTTTTGCAAGTGGGTCCTTATAATTTTATTGATGTGGATCCTGTTACCCAAGTTCCTGTGGATACAATTAATTATAAAAGCGGAGAACCCATTAAAGATTATTGGGGATTTGAACCGAGAATTAGTGCGAGATATATTATTAATGAAACGTCCAGTTTAAAAGCAGGCATTGCTGTTACCAATCAATTTATTCATCTTGTAAGCAGCAGCACAAGTACACTGCCCACAGATTTATGGGTGCCTAGTACGGCAAGAGTAGCACCACAAAAAGGTATTCAATATTCGTTGGGATATTTTAAAAATTTGCAGAATAATACTTTTGAAACATCCATTGAAGTGTATTATAAAGACATGAAAAATCAAATTGAATTTGCAGATTCTTATGTGCCTGAAATAAGTACGGATATAGAAAATGATTTTGTATTTGGTATTGGAAGATCATATGGTGTAGAATTATTTTTTAAAAAAGCATTTGGAAAATTTACCGGTTGGGTGGGCTATACACTTTCTAAAACAGAACGTCAATTTCCTGATTTAACAACCGGCGATAATTGGTTTCCTACAAAATATGATCGTGTGCATGATCTGGAACTTGTAGCTGTATATGAATTAAATAAACGTTGGTCTTTCTCTTCAACCTTTGTTTATGCTACCGGTCAATCAACTACAATTGCCGAAAGTTTTTATGTGGTAGAAGGCGAATTGAGAACTGATTATGGTCCACGTAATGGTTATAGAATGGAACCCTATAACAGACTTGATGTTTCTGCAACTTTAAAAAACAAACCCGAAAAAAAGTTTGAGTCGAGTTGGAATTTTTCTGTGTATAATGTGTATTCAAGAAAAAATCCGTATTTCATTTATACAGATATTGAAGGAGAGTTGAGTACAGGAAATGTAAATGTCCAGGCAAAAAAAGTTTCCATTTTTCCGATCATACCATCAATCACATGGAATTTTAAATTTTAA
- a CDS encoding glycoside hydrolase family 2 protein, translating to MNRNFILLALIFQLHWIQAQSIFPLNSNWQFREDGTDTWYAATVPGTVHTDLMAAGKIPDPFYGTNESLVQWVEEKNWDYRCVFNLNESQVANKNTSLVFDGIDTYADIFLNGILVLQTDNMFRQWETAIDTLLRAGENILTINFTSPLIKSKQLANASSIVLPVEERVYTRKAQYHYGWDWGPRLVTSGIWLPVYLQFKNDVSIENIQVITDKIKTESATVTFNSNIFSTTAEDITLEISDEKGNTIFSENYLLRQGENNIPISIQIQSPKLWWSHDLGEPYLYNYTIQLFVNDQLIEKKKIQFGIRKIELITTPDSIGTSFYFKLNNQPVFMRGANFIPTDNFLPRTTDSSYLAQLLEVKNANMNMLRIWGGGIYEKDIFYDLCDSLGILVWQDFMFACAMYPGDSNFISNVKNEINYQVKRLRNHPSIALWCGNNEIDEAWNNWGWQVKYNQEDQDKIWSWYNAIFDTMIPNIIASEDGTRSYWPSSPSIGWGRKESLLSGDVHYWGVWWGNQSFDYYNEKVGRFMSEYGFQGMPSYRSFKKFTPEKELKYNSPTMKAHQKHPVGYETILTYLKRDYKSSTQLETFIYTSQLLQAKGIATAIEAHRRSMPYCMGTLFWQMNDCWPVTSWSAIDYYGNRKALYYVAKTNFAPMIISLAKNKNALDCFIINNGNKKENITAIVEVLMTNGSIINADTLQLDIPADSAFIFFKLSKNLYTQKEKKVVRVRLIDQEEMLCDYFKYLVPPKDLQLKKPEIEIDFQKNNNMLSVKTNVFTSGIYLYTESEELKLSDNFFDLVPGETKYLHIEGNFSDDAENILYKSLNTIR from the coding sequence ATGAACAGAAATTTTATTTTGCTTGCATTGATTTTTCAACTGCATTGGATTCAAGCACAAAGCATTTTTCCTCTCAATTCAAATTGGCAATTCAGAGAAGATGGAACAGATACCTGGTATGCTGCAACAGTTCCCGGAACAGTGCATACAGATTTGATGGCAGCAGGAAAAATTCCGGATCCTTTTTATGGAACAAATGAAAGTTTAGTGCAATGGGTGGAAGAAAAAAATTGGGATTATAGATGTGTATTTAATTTAAATGAATCACAAGTTGCAAATAAAAACACCTCACTTGTATTTGATGGCATTGATACTTATGCAGATATTTTTTTAAATGGAATTCTCGTTTTACAAACAGATAATATGTTTCGCCAATGGGAAACAGCAATTGATACTTTGCTGAGAGCAGGAGAAAATATTTTGACAATTAATTTTACTTCTCCTTTAATAAAAAGTAAACAACTTGCGAATGCATCATCCATTGTTTTACCTGTGGAGGAAAGAGTTTACACACGCAAAGCACAATACCATTATGGTTGGGATTGGGGGCCTCGACTTGTTACATCCGGAATTTGGTTACCGGTGTATTTGCAATTTAAAAATGATGTTTCAATAGAAAACATACAAGTAATTACGGATAAAATAAAAACGGAGTCTGCAACAGTAACATTTAATTCAAATATATTTTCAACAACTGCTGAGGATATTACATTAGAAATTTCAGATGAAAAAGGCAATACAATTTTTTCAGAAAACTATTTACTCAGGCAAGGAGAAAATAACATTCCAATTTCCATTCAAATTCAATCGCCAAAACTTTGGTGGTCGCATGATCTTGGCGAACCGTATTTATATAATTATACAATACAGTTATTTGTAAATGATCAACTAATAGAAAAGAAAAAAATACAATTCGGAATCAGAAAAATAGAATTAATCACCACACCGGATTCTATAGGAACATCTTTTTATTTTAAGCTAAATAACCAACCTGTTTTTATGCGTGGAGCAAACTTTATTCCCACAGATAATTTTTTGCCACGCACAACTGACAGTTCCTATCTCGCACAATTATTAGAAGTAAAAAATGCCAACATGAATATGCTGCGCATTTGGGGTGGAGGCATTTATGAGAAAGATATTTTTTATGATTTGTGTGATTCATTGGGCATTCTTGTTTGGCAGGATTTTATGTTTGCCTGCGCCATGTATCCCGGCGATAGTAATTTTATATCCAATGTGAAAAATGAAATTAATTATCAGGTTAAACGCTTGCGCAATCATCCGAGTATTGCATTATGGTGTGGCAATAATGAAATAGATGAAGCATGGAATAATTGGGGATGGCAAGTAAAATACAATCAGGAAGATCAGGATAAAATCTGGAGTTGGTACAATGCAATATTTGATACAATGATTCCAAATATAATTGCAAGTGAAGATGGAACACGATCATATTGGCCATCATCCCCTTCTATCGGTTGGGGTCGTAAAGAAAGTTTATTAAGTGGTGATGTACATTATTGGGGAGTGTGGTGGGGCAATCAATCGTTTGATTACTACAATGAAAAAGTAGGAAGATTTATGAGTGAATATGGATTTCAGGGAATGCCTTCTTATCGTTCATTTAAAAAATTTACTCCGGAAAAAGAATTGAAATATAATTCACCAACAATGAAAGCGCATCAAAAACATCCTGTGGGTTATGAAACAATTCTTACCTATCTAAAAAGAGATTATAAAAGCAGTACACAATTAGAAACATTTATTTATACTTCGCAACTATTACAGGCAAAGGGAATAGCAACGGCTATTGAAGCACACCGACGATCAATGCCCTATTGTATGGGTACTTTATTTTGGCAAATGAATGATTGCTGGCCAGTTACTTCCTGGAGTGCAATTGATTATTATGGAAACAGAAAAGCATTGTATTATGTAGCAAAAACAAATTTTGCACCAATGATAATTTCTTTGGCCAAGAACAAAAATGCTTTGGATTGTTTTATAATAAATAACGGAAACAAAAAAGAAAATATCACTGCAATAGTTGAAGTACTTATGACTAATGGATCTATCATTAATGCAGATACTTTGCAATTGGATATTCCGGCAGATTCTGCATTTATATTTTTTAAACTCAGTAAAAATTTATATACTCAAAAAGAAAAAAAAGTAGTTCGTGTACGATTGATAGATCAAGAGGAAATGCTTTGCGATTATTTCAAATACTTAGTGCCACCAAAAGATTTGCAATTGAAAAAACCGGAAATAGAAATTGATTTTCAAAAAAACAATAATATGCTTTCAGTAAAAACAAATGTATTTACTTCAGGCATATATCTCTATACTGAATCAGAAGAACTGAAATTAAGTGATAACTTTTTTGATCTTGTTCCCGGCGAAACCAAATATCTGCACATAGAAGGAAATTTTTCAGATGATGCAGAAAACATTTTATATAAATCTTTAAATACGATTAGATAA
- a CDS encoding DoxX family protein, with protein MKRFLFNANATFLNFGLLFLRVAIGSSFIYHHGFRKISDPSIWKELGGAMDIVGINFAPEFWGFMAAFAEFFGSVFLILGLFTRPAAFLLSFTMFIVVYSSYVEGDGFSYPLSLLFVFLTFIIIGPGKYSIDAQITGFKK; from the coding sequence ATGAAGCGGTTTTTATTTAATGCGAATGCTACTTTTTTAAATTTTGGGTTATTATTCCTTCGGGTAGCAATTGGCTCTTCTTTTATTTATCATCATGGATTTCGGAAAATATCCGATCCATCAATTTGGAAAGAATTAGGAGGTGCAATGGATATTGTCGGAATTAATTTTGCTCCGGAATTTTGGGGATTTATGGCGGCTTTTGCCGAATTTTTCGGTTCAGTGTTTCTTATCTTAGGTTTGTTTACCCGACCTGCTGCATTCCTGCTTTCATTCACTATGTTTATTGTAGTGTATAGTTCTTATGTAGAAGGAGATGGATTTTCTTATCCTTTAAGTCTGTTATTTGTTTTCCTTACTTTTATAATTATTGGTCCGGGGAAATATAGCATTGATGCACAAATAACTGGATTTAAGAAATGA
- a CDS encoding acetyl-CoA C-acyltransferase: protein MKEVYIVSVARTPIGAFGGGLLPLTAPQLGAVAMKAAIERAGIKSSDIQEVLMGNVISAGIGQAPVTQAMLAAGVPDTTPSTTINKVCASGMKAIMIGAQSIQLGINDVVLAGGMESMSNAPYYLMKERFGAKLGHGKVEDGVIKDGLWDPYGDKHMGSCGETCAREYKFSREDQDNYAIESYRRAAEAWKNGWFNDEVVPVSIPQRKGDPIVISEDEDYSKVKFDKVPTLAPVFDKAGTITAANASNINDGASAMVLMSKEKADALGIKPIAKIIGYADAQQSPEWFTTAPSKAMPLAIERAGLKTSDIDFFEINEAFSVVALANMKELGITHARTNVFGGAVALGHPLGSSGARIVMTLLSVLKHKGARYGCAGICNGGGGASAMVIESV, encoded by the coding sequence ATGAAAGAAGTATATATCGTATCTGTAGCAAGAACTCCAATCGGAGCATTTGGTGGAGGATTATTACCATTAACAGCACCGCAATTAGGAGCCGTTGCAATGAAAGCCGCAATTGAAAGAGCAGGTATTAAAAGCAGTGATATTCAAGAAGTATTAATGGGAAATGTAATTAGTGCGGGTATTGGTCAGGCGCCCGTTACACAAGCAATGTTAGCAGCAGGTGTTCCGGATACTACACCATCAACTACTATTAATAAAGTATGTGCTTCGGGTATGAAAGCAATTATGATTGGTGCGCAATCCATTCAACTCGGTATTAATGATGTGGTATTAGCCGGCGGTATGGAAAGCATGAGTAATGCTCCGTATTATTTAATGAAAGAGCGTTTCGGTGCAAAGCTTGGTCATGGCAAAGTGGAAGATGGTGTAATTAAAGATGGACTGTGGGATCCTTATGGTGATAAACACATGGGTAGCTGCGGTGAAACTTGTGCACGTGAATATAAATTCAGTCGTGAAGATCAAGATAACTATGCAATTGAAAGTTATCGTCGTGCTGCTGAAGCTTGGAAAAATGGTTGGTTTAATGATGAAGTAGTGCCTGTTTCAATTCCTCAAAGAAAAGGTGATCCAATTGTAATTTCTGAAGATGAAGATTATTCAAAAGTGAAATTTGATAAAGTGCCTACACTAGCTCCGGTGTTTGATAAGGCAGGAACAATTACCGCAGCAAATGCATCCAATATTAATGATGGGGCATCCGCAATGGTATTGATGAGTAAAGAAAAAGCAGATGCATTAGGTATTAAACCAATTGCAAAAATTATTGGATATGCAGATGCACAACAATCACCGGAATGGTTTACAACTGCACCTTCGAAAGCTATGCCTTTAGCAATTGAAAGAGCAGGATTAAAAACTTCTGATATAGATTTCTTCGAAATAAATGAAGCATTCAGTGTAGTGGCTCTTGCCAATATGAAAGAGTTGGGAATTACACATGCACGAACAAATGTATTTGGTGGTGCAGTTGCTCTTGGTCATCCACTGGGTTCTAGCGGTGCTCGCATTGTAATGACATTATTAAGTGTGTTGAAGCACAAAGGTGCACGTTATGGCTGTGCCGGAATTTGTAATGGTGGAGGTGGTGCTTCTGCAATGGTTATTGAATCAGTTTAA
- the mnmA gene encoding tRNA 2-thiouridine(34) synthase MnmA has protein sequence MSKHGKVLVAMSGGLDSTVTAIMLHEQGYEVVGITMKTWDYATSGGSKKETGCCSLDSINDARQVSVDLGFHHFIVDIREEFGDYVINNFVDEYLSGRTPNPCVLCNTHIKWEALLRRADQMDCEFIATGHYARVNKSDDRFYISKGTDDNKDQSYVLWGLSQDCLKRTNFPLGHLRKTEIRQMAKDMGLIELANKAESYEICFVPDNDYRGFLKRRVEGLEERVDGGLFVDKNGNILGKHKGYPFFTIGQRKGLGIALGQPYFVSEIRPDVNEVVLGLEEDLLRNGAFVHNLNLQKYAAINDAMEVSTKIRYKSPGALSTIIPEGNGILKVEFETMVNAITPGQSAVFYEGNDVIGGGNILSNFLIDHTNENQ, from the coding sequence ATGAGTAAGCATGGAAAAGTTTTGGTGGCGATGAGCGGCGGATTGGATAGCACTGTTACTGCGATTATGTTGCACGAGCAAGGCTATGAAGTTGTGGGAATTACTATGAAAACATGGGATTATGCCACAAGTGGTGGTTCTAAAAAAGAAACCGGATGTTGTAGCCTCGATTCAATTAATGATGCCCGTCAGGTTTCTGTTGATTTGGGGTTTCATCATTTCATTGTAGATATCCGAGAAGAATTTGGCGATTATGTTATAAATAATTTTGTGGATGAATACTTATCCGGCCGCACTCCTAATCCATGTGTGTTGTGCAATACACATATTAAATGGGAAGCCTTGTTGCGTCGTGCCGATCAAATGGATTGTGAATTTATTGCAACCGGTCATTATGCACGAGTAAATAAATCGGATGATCGCTTTTATATTTCGAAAGGAACGGATGATAATAAAGATCAATCGTATGTGCTTTGGGGACTTAGTCAGGATTGCTTGAAGCGTACTAACTTTCCCTTAGGTCATCTCAGAAAAACTGAAATTCGGCAAATGGCAAAAGACATGGGTTTGATTGAGTTGGCTAATAAAGCAGAGAGTTATGAAATATGTTTTGTACCTGATAACGATTATCGTGGATTTTTAAAACGCAGAGTAGAAGGGTTGGAAGAAAGAGTAGATGGTGGTTTGTTTGTGGATAAAAATGGAAATATTCTGGGTAAACATAAAGGCTATCCTTTTTTCACCATTGGTCAGCGCAAAGGTTTAGGTATTGCTTTGGGTCAACCGTATTTTGTTTCTGAAATCCGTCCTGATGTAAATGAAGTGGTTCTGGGATTAGAAGAAGATTTATTGCGCAATGGTGCATTTGTACACAATCTGAATTTGCAGAAATATGCCGCAATAAATGATGCAATGGAAGTTTCTACCAAAATCCGATACAAATCCCCCGGCGCATTATCCACTATTATTCCCGAAGGAAATGGAATATTGAAAGTAGAATTTGAAACTATGGTAAATGCAATTACTCCCGGGCAATCTGCAGTGTTTTATGAAGGCAATGATGTGATTGGAGGAGGAAATATTTTAAGCAATTTTTTAATTGACCACACTAATGAAAACCAATAA
- a CDS encoding S8 family serine peptidase, with protein MLYLKQFFILLFFFQISEFVFGQDEMLPQTYWVYLTDKQHSEYSLDRPHEFLSTRSIEKRKRFNIPMSYSDLPVSEFYIGQIKETGVKIITASRWLNAISIQSSDPEILASILSLNCVSKIEPVRKMKRQTEMPMLSIENLKTTETNYYGLAGNQFGMIEGPFLHENGYTGNDMVIAVFDAGFIGVDTGVGFSSVWEKEQILGYWNFPDDNDSVFISSYHGANVFSIMAADVPGVYVGAAPDAKYYLFRTEIVDSEYVAEEHFWLAGAEQADFLGVDIINSSLSYTTFDNPDESHTYSDLDGNTTVITKAADMAASKGILVCTAAGNYGSDSWHYIGAPADGDSVFAIGSVDGDRQYSSFSSVGPTADGRIKPDIATQGGNAAVLSSEGYVSIGSGTSYASPLAAGASAILWQAHPDKTNMEIMQALKQSASIAKTPNNKLGWGIPNLFLADLFLKGFDGQQNDELFTVFPNPVQTNLYLIVYDKITADATIEIFDISGKKILVVQPEYSDTQINPIIIQNFPQYTASGIYFIRVNTNSKSKTLEILVANP; from the coding sequence ATGCTATACTTGAAGCAATTTTTTATCCTCCTTTTTTTCTTTCAAATTTCTGAATTTGTATTTGGGCAAGATGAAATGCTGCCTCAAACCTATTGGGTTTATCTGACAGATAAGCAGCATTCCGAATATTCGCTTGATCGTCCTCATGAATTTTTAAGCACTCGTTCAATAGAAAAAAGAAAGCGATTTAATATTCCAATGAGCTATTCTGATTTGCCCGTGAGTGAATTTTATATCGGTCAGATTAAAGAAACCGGTGTCAAAATAATTACAGCTTCAAGGTGGTTAAATGCAATTAGTATTCAATCCTCCGACCCCGAAATTCTCGCTTCTATTTTATCACTTAATTGCGTTTCCAAAATTGAACCGGTGAGAAAAATGAAACGTCAAACGGAAATGCCTATGTTGTCAATAGAGAATTTAAAAACAACAGAAACGAATTATTATGGATTAGCAGGAAATCAATTTGGAATGATAGAAGGTCCATTTTTGCATGAGAATGGATACACAGGAAATGATATGGTAATCGCAGTTTTTGATGCGGGATTTATTGGCGTGGATACAGGAGTTGGCTTTTCTTCAGTGTGGGAAAAAGAACAAATTCTTGGTTACTGGAATTTTCCTGATGATAATGATAGCGTGTTTATTTCCAGTTATCATGGTGCCAATGTGTTTTCTATAATGGCGGCGGATGTTCCGGGAGTGTATGTTGGAGCTGCTCCGGATGCAAAATATTATTTGTTCAGAACGGAAATCGTAGATAGCGAATATGTGGCTGAGGAACATTTTTGGTTAGCCGGTGCCGAGCAAGCTGATTTTTTAGGTGTTGATATTATTAATTCTTCCTTGAGTTATACCACATTTGATAATCCTGACGAAAGTCACACCTATTCCGATTTGGATGGTAATACTACGGTAATTACGAAAGCTGCGGACATGGCTGCAAGCAAAGGAATTTTAGTTTGTACAGCAGCGGGAAATTATGGTTCTGACTCATGGCATTACATCGGTGCGCCAGCTGATGGGGATAGTGTGTTTGCTATTGGCTCTGTAGATGGTGACCGTCAGTATTCATCTTTCAGTTCCGTAGGTCCAACCGCAGATGGTAGAATAAAACCGGATATTGCAACACAAGGAGGTAATGCTGCTGTGTTAAGCTCTGAAGGTTATGTTTCTATTGGCAGTGGAACTTCTTATGCATCTCCTCTTGCTGCAGGTGCTTCGGCAATTTTATGGCAAGCGCATCCTGATAAAACCAATATGGAAATTATGCAGGCTTTGAAACAAAGTGCTTCCATTGCAAAAACTCCAAATAATAAATTGGGCTGGGGAATTCCAAACTTGTTTCTCGCTGATTTATTTCTGAAAGGTTTTGATGGTCAACAAAATGATGAGCTCTTCACAGTGTTTCCTAATCCGGTTCAAACAAACTTGTATCTAATCGTTTACGATAAAATAACTGCTGATGCTACGATTGAAATTTTTGATATCAGCGGGAAAAAAATACTTGTAGTTCAACCTGAATATTCTGACACACAAATAAATCCAATAATTATTCAAAACTTTCCGCAATACACCGCAAGTGGAATTTATTTTATTCGTGTAAATACAAACTCGAAATCCAAAACTTTAGAAATATTAGTTGCCAATCCATAA
- a CDS encoding copper homeostasis protein CutC produces the protein MQLYPMPLEICCYNATSAIVAADAGANRIELCAGASGGITPSIGTIETVCNSINIPVHVLIRPREGNFNYSKKEFEVILKDIETCEKIKVAGVVFGILDSSKKVDVNRCKELISVANGMRCIFHKAIDIVPDIESAFETIIDCGFKTVLTSGGKQNVFHGLQQLLKLKQTFGTAIQIMPGGGIRSENISAINNVLHSKWYHSSAIINTNTNEKVEMYDNNDILMCNTQEINAMQLYLNKANS, from the coding sequence ATGCAACTTTACCCCATGCCGCTTGAGATATGTTGTTATAATGCAACAAGTGCAATTGTTGCCGCAGATGCAGGTGCAAATAGAATTGAATTGTGTGCAGGTGCTTCCGGAGGAATAACTCCTTCTATAGGAACTATTGAAACTGTTTGTAATTCAATCAATATTCCGGTGCATGTATTAATAAGACCTCGTGAAGGAAATTTTAATTATTCAAAGAAAGAGTTTGAAGTTATACTGAAGGATATTGAAACATGTGAAAAAATAAAAGTTGCAGGAGTTGTTTTTGGAATTTTGGATTCATCAAAAAAAGTGGATGTGAATCGTTGTAAAGAATTAATATCAGTGGCAAATGGAATGCGGTGTATTTTTCATAAAGCAATAGATATAGTTCCGGATATCGAATCTGCATTTGAAACAATAATAGATTGTGGTTTTAAAACAGTTTTAACAAGTGGAGGAAAACAAAATGTATTTCATGGTTTGCAACAACTGCTTAAACTAAAACAAACATTTGGTACTGCAATTCAAATAATGCCCGGCGGCGGAATTCGCAGTGAGAATATTTCTGCTATTAATAATGTGTTGCATTCTAAATGGTATCATTCAAGTGCAATCATAAATACAAATACAAATGAAAAAGTAGAGATGTATGATAATAATGATATACTGATGTGCAACACTCAAGAAATTAATGCTATGCAATTATATCTCAACAAGGCAAATTCATGA
- a CDS encoding DUF4249 domain-containing protein, with translation MHRNIYIITIFSLLLTACETDITLDFPEPESKIVVEGYIENDLPPFVSLTKTIPFYGEINFNSMNAYLVNGAFVEVSDGENSVALIEFCLDELPDALKPLLAELLGIAIDSTTGEYAYNACLYTVPDILSGSPAFVGEAGKTYSLLIIAGEDTLTSSTKIPDLIYVDSIYYRPASEQDPENDSLVRVYGMLNDPSVLGNYYRIFTSRNNNGFYPDFNSVVDDLFFNGQTFEFPVTRALAPGEPFDQNTYGYFWKGDTVGLRWTTIDFFSYDFWRTLEADNGSDGPFTSVTIAATNINGGLGIWCGYGAVYYELIVPL, from the coding sequence ATGCATCGCAATATATATATCATTACAATTTTTAGTTTGTTGCTTACTGCATGCGAAACAGATATTACTTTAGACTTTCCGGAACCTGAATCTAAAATTGTGGTAGAAGGTTATATTGAAAATGATTTACCACCGTTTGTAAGTCTCACGAAAACTATTCCGTTTTACGGCGAAATCAATTTCAATTCAATGAATGCTTATTTGGTGAATGGCGCTTTTGTAGAGGTAAGTGATGGTGAAAATTCTGTTGCACTTATAGAATTTTGTTTAGATGAATTACCGGATGCATTGAAACCATTGCTTGCGGAATTATTGGGTATTGCAATTGATTCCACCACCGGAGAATATGCGTATAATGCATGTTTATATACTGTTCCCGATATACTCAGTGGATCGCCGGCTTTTGTTGGTGAAGCAGGTAAAACATATTCATTACTCATCATTGCAGGTGAGGATACATTAACATCATCCACAAAAATTCCGGATTTAATTTATGTAGATAGTATTTATTATCGGCCGGCAAGCGAACAAGATCCTGAAAATGATTCTTTAGTTCGTGTGTATGGTATGCTGAATGATCCTTCTGTATTAGGAAATTATTATAGAATTTTTACCAGCAGAAATAATAATGGATTTTATCCTGATTTTAATTCGGTGGTTGATGATTTATTTTTTAATGGACAAACATTTGAATTTCCCGTAACACGAGCTCTTGCACCCGGCGAACCTTTTGATCAAAATACTTATGGATATTTTTGGAAAGGAGATACTGTTGGATTGCGCTGGACAACAATAGATTTTTTTAGTTACGATTTTTGGCGAACATTAGAAGCGGATAATGGTTCTGATGGTCCATTCACTTCGGTAACAATTGCGGCCACAAATATTAATGGTGGTTTGGGTATATGGTGTGGATATGGTGCTGTCTATTATGAATTGATTGTGCCTTTATAA